One genomic window of Cellulophaga sp. Hel_I_12 includes the following:
- a CDS encoding regulatory iron-sulfur-containing complex subunit RicT, producing MGCSSCSTGKDGQPKGCKNNGTCGTDGCNKLTVFDWLSNMSLPNGEKLFDGVEVRFKNSRKEFFRNSENLSLSIGDVVATQATSGHDIGIVTLTGELVKVQMKKKNEVYTNPDLPKVYRKASQKDIDIWQTCRDREAEIQKRSRELAIALNLQMKLSDVEFQGDGSKATFYYTAEERVDFRQLIKDMAKAFGIRIEMRQIGYRQEAQRLGGIGSCGRELCCSTWLTDFRSVSTSAARYQQLSLNPQKLAGQCGKLKCCLNYELDVYLDALKDFPSQETKILTEKGLAICQKVDIFKATLWFCYKDDWANWHALTKDQVNEMLEKNKRKEKISSLEEYVIIPSEEKEKEKEKVFENVVGQDSLTRFDKPKPSKNNRNKKRKNNSPDRPQNNTLKSPNQKENTVLNKPRKPKASIPTNSDTASPTQNSGAKNQNRNKKRRNNKKRPTDND from the coding sequence GGTGTAATAAATTAACCGTCTTCGATTGGCTTTCGAACATGTCACTACCAAACGGGGAAAAACTGTTTGATGGCGTGGAAGTCCGTTTTAAAAATAGTAGAAAAGAATTTTTTAGAAATTCAGAAAATCTTTCTTTGTCTATTGGCGATGTAGTAGCTACACAGGCTACTTCTGGACATGATATTGGTATCGTTACCCTTACTGGTGAGTTGGTAAAAGTTCAGATGAAAAAAAAGAACGAGGTGTATACCAACCCAGACTTGCCAAAAGTGTACAGAAAAGCATCACAAAAAGATATTGATATTTGGCAAACTTGCCGTGATCGCGAGGCAGAAATTCAAAAACGTTCTAGAGAATTAGCTATTGCTTTGAATCTTCAAATGAAACTTTCAGATGTGGAATTTCAAGGTGATGGTTCTAAAGCTACGTTTTATTATACGGCAGAAGAACGTGTAGATTTCCGTCAGCTGATAAAAGACATGGCCAAAGCTTTTGGTATTCGTATTGAAATGCGCCAAATAGGCTACCGACAAGAAGCACAACGTTTAGGCGGTATTGGTTCTTGCGGGAGAGAGCTTTGTTGCTCCACCTGGTTAACCGATTTTAGATCCGTAAGCACCTCTGCCGCACGCTATCAGCAACTTTCTTTAAATCCGCAAAAGCTAGCCGGGCAATGTGGAAAGCTAAAATGCTGTTTAAATTATGAGCTAGACGTGTATTTAGATGCCCTAAAAGATTTTCCTTCTCAAGAAACCAAAATACTCACAGAAAAAGGACTCGCCATTTGTCAAAAAGTAGATATTTTTAAGGCTACCTTATGGTTTTGTTACAAGGATGATTGGGCAAATTGGCATGCCTTGACCAAAGATCAGGTCAATGAAATGTTAGAAAAAAACAAACGAAAAGAAAAAATTAGCAGCTTAGAAGAATATGTGATTATTCCTTCAGAAGAAAAGGAAAAAGAAAAGGAAAAGGTGTTTGAAAATGTGGTAGGCCAAGACAGTCTTACTCGTTTTGATAAGCCGAAACCAAGTAAAAATAATCGCAATAAAAAAAGAAAAAATAATAGTCCTGACAGACCTCAGAACAATACCCTTAAATCGCCAAACCAAAAGGAGAATACAGTTTTAAACAAACCAAGAAAACCTAAAGCATCAATACCTACGAACAGTGATACTGCATCCCCTACGCAAAATTCTGGGGCTAAAAATCAAAATAGAAATAAGAAGCGACGAAATAATAAAAAAAGGCCTACAGATAATGACTAA
- a CDS encoding gliding motility lipoprotein GldH — protein sequence MTKYIFGLLSVLVLVSCDSAVLKSEYRATTDGKWDKDAILEFSFSEVDTLKQHHIFINLRNDETYEFSNIFLIAELNYPNGASVTDTLEYEMTMPDGEWLGKGTGSIKENKLWYKENIVFPVKGVYTLKIGHAMRKNGAAKGIIDLDGITDVGYQIEKTN from the coding sequence ATGACTAAGTATATTTTTGGTTTGCTTTCCGTTTTGGTTTTGGTCTCTTGCGATTCGGCTGTCCTTAAATCAGAATATAGAGCAACAACCGATGGTAAATGGGATAAGGATGCTATTTTAGAATTTAGCTTCTCAGAAGTAGACACCCTAAAACAACACCATATTTTTATCAATTTGCGCAATGATGAAACCTACGAGTTTAGTAATATTTTTTTAATAGCAGAATTGAATTATCCCAACGGTGCATCCGTTACAGATACTTTAGAGTACGAGATGACCATGCCTGATGGCGAATGGTTAGGAAAAGGCACTGGCAGTATTAAGGAAAACAAACTATGGTATAAAGAAAACATCGTTTTTCCAGTAAAAGGCGTATATACATTAAAAATAGGTCATGCCATGCGAAAAAATGGCGCTGCTAAAGGCATTATAGACCTAGACGGCATCACTGATGTCGGGTATCAAATAGAAAAAACGAATTAA
- a CDS encoding penicillin-binding protein 1A, producing MAKASKKTPTKSFFTFIKWFWILFLAGILAAVFIFLSASWGWFGELPTFERLENPQTNLATEIISADGVTLGKYYLDDNRTPIPFEQLPKTLVDALVATEDARYFEHSGVDARGTLRAFAYLGSKGGASTISQQLAKQLFTGAAARGYERYTQKIKEWVIATRLERQYTKEEIIAMYFNIYDFGNNADGIRSAAKIYFSKEPKDLNVSESAMLVGMFKNSSLYNPLPKRNPVGTKNRRDVVLAQMAKYGYLDEMVKDSLQELPLALRYSPESHQDGLATYFRMHLQKFLNDWIKKNPKPALEGERDKWNIYLDGLKVYTTIDSRMQQNAEDAVKEHMKRLQAEFFVQNTPERNKTAPFLDLKDDEIERIFERAMKISERWRIMKSNGNSEKEIRASFKKPTPMVVFDWNSEGYEKDTIMTPTDSIRYYKSFLRTAMMSMEPQTGHVKAWVGGLNYKHFQYDNVIQGARQAGSTFKPFVYAAAIDQLRLSPCTLLPDDEYCIEANKHGNPEAWCPKNSDNKFSLKSMSLKQALANSVNSITAQLMDKVGPRTVANMAKNMGITADIPEVPSIALGTPDVNVYEMVGAFGTFANEGVYVKPVLVTRIEDKNGTVLYEYVPETKDVLSKDVAYATVDLLRGVVEGGNGSRLRNSYNKDNQMYKEIITGYPYNLNNPIAGKTGTTQNNSDGWFMGFVPNLVTGVWVGGEERATHFKSITYGQGASMALPIWGLYMVKNYQNKDIGVSEGDFKIPENMSINLDCAQFQEDKKENNAPAHDDLDDFDF from the coding sequence ATGGCAAAAGCATCAAAAAAAACACCGACTAAAAGCTTTTTTACATTTATAAAATGGTTTTGGATTTTATTTCTCGCCGGTATTCTCGCCGCAGTTTTTATATTTTTATCTGCGTCTTGGGGTTGGTTTGGAGAACTACCCACTTTTGAGCGTTTAGAAAACCCCCAAACCAATTTAGCCACTGAAATTATATCAGCTGACGGCGTCACTTTAGGGAAATACTATTTAGATGATAATCGTACCCCTATTCCTTTTGAACAGCTTCCAAAAACCTTAGTGGATGCCTTAGTTGCTACAGAAGATGCACGATATTTTGAGCATTCTGGGGTTGATGCTAGAGGCACCCTTAGAGCCTTTGCTTATTTAGGCTCTAAAGGTGGTGCAAGTACAATATCACAACAATTGGCAAAACAGCTTTTTACAGGCGCTGCTGCTCGTGGTTATGAACGCTACACTCAAAAAATTAAAGAGTGGGTCATCGCTACGCGTTTAGAACGCCAATATACCAAGGAAGAAATTATTGCCATGTATTTTAATATTTATGATTTTGGCAATAATGCTGACGGTATAAGGTCAGCAGCTAAAATTTACTTCAGTAAAGAACCTAAAGATTTGAATGTTTCTGAATCTGCCATGTTGGTGGGTATGTTCAAAAACTCGTCATTATACAACCCACTCCCAAAAAGAAACCCTGTGGGGACAAAAAACCGTCGAGATGTGGTTTTGGCGCAAATGGCAAAGTATGGGTATTTAGATGAAATGGTAAAAGATTCGTTGCAAGAGCTGCCCCTAGCGTTACGGTACTCCCCAGAATCGCATCAAGATGGCTTGGCCACCTATTTTAGAATGCATTTACAGAAATTTTTAAATGATTGGATTAAAAAAAATCCTAAACCTGCATTAGAAGGTGAAAGAGATAAGTGGAATATTTATTTAGACGGACTTAAAGTATATACCACTATTGATTCTCGAATGCAACAAAATGCTGAGGATGCGGTAAAAGAACACATGAAGCGCTTGCAAGCAGAGTTTTTTGTCCAAAATACCCCAGAGCGTAATAAAACCGCTCCCTTTTTAGATTTAAAAGACGATGAAATAGAACGCATTTTTGAGCGTGCTATGAAAATATCAGAGCGTTGGCGAATTATGAAAAGTAACGGAAATTCGGAGAAAGAAATAAGAGCTTCGTTTAAAAAACCAACACCCATGGTGGTTTTCGACTGGAATAGCGAGGGCTATGAAAAAGATACCATTATGACCCCAACAGATTCTATTCGTTATTACAAATCTTTTTTGAGAACAGCAATGATGTCTATGGAACCACAAACAGGACATGTAAAAGCTTGGGTCGGCGGCCTTAACTACAAACATTTTCAATATGACAACGTCATACAAGGCGCACGACAAGCTGGTTCTACCTTTAAGCCTTTTGTTTATGCCGCAGCGATAGATCAATTGCGCTTGTCACCCTGTACGCTATTGCCAGATGATGAATACTGTATAGAAGCCAACAAACATGGCAACCCAGAAGCGTGGTGCCCGAAAAATTCTGACAACAAGTTTTCGTTAAAAAGCATGTCTTTAAAACAAGCGTTAGCAAATTCTGTCAACTCTATTACCGCCCAATTAATGGACAAGGTGGGTCCTAGAACCGTAGCCAATATGGCTAAAAATATGGGGATTACAGCTGACATTCCTGAAGTGCCTTCGATTGCCTTAGGAACCCCTGATGTAAACGTGTATGAAATGGTGGGTGCCTTTGGTACCTTTGCCAACGAAGGGGTTTATGTAAAACCTGTTTTAGTGACCCGTATTGAAGATAAAAACGGTACCGTACTGTATGAATATGTACCTGAAACTAAAGATGTTTTAAGTAAAGATGTGGCCTATGCCACCGTAGATTTATTACGTGGCGTAGTAGAAGGAGGCAATGGTTCAAGACTAAGAAATAGTTACAATAAAGATAACCAAATGTATAAAGAGATTATCACTGGTTATCCTTATAATCTCAATAACCCGATCGCGGGCAAAACTGGAACCACCCAAAACAATAGTGATGGCTGGTTTATGGGTTTTGTCCCTAATTTAGTCACAGGTGTTTGGGTCGGCGGCGAAGAACGTGCCACGCATTTTAAAAGTATTACTTATGGACAAGGTGCCTCTATGGCCTTACCTATCTGGGGACTTTATATGGTTAAAAACTATCAAAATAAAGACATAGGCGTATCCGAGGGTGATTTTAAAATTCCAGAAAATATGTCGATTAATTTAGATTGCGCCCAATTTCAAGAGGATAAAAAAGAAAATAACGCACCCGCGCATGACGACTTAGATGATTTTGATTTTTAA